Below is a window of Thermogemmata fonticola DNA.
AACTCCGCCCGCTGACTCGCCGACAACGGGGCACGGCGAGGAGACTTGCCCACATGACGAACCTGACCATGCAGGCTTTCCAGCAGCGGGGTAATTTCCTCCTCGAACACCTCATAATCTTGGGCACACCCAAAACGCCCCAAGTTGCGGAACACTTGGAAGGATAGTCCACAGGCCGGACAGGTCTTGCTGTGGGCCGATGGCTGTTCCGCTGAGGCTTGGCTTGGAGCCTGCTCCTGAAGTTGCGACATGAGCAGATTCTTGTAACAATTCTCGCACAGGTGGATATCCTCGATCTGACCAGGACCGAGAATCTCTGTAACGTGAATCACAGCCTTGTTGACACAGCGCTGGCATTTGAACATGGCCGCACCTCGCTCCCATCCCGGCGAAATAAA
It encodes the following:
- a CDS encoding UvrB/UvrC motif-containing protein, with the protein product MFKCQRCVNKAVIHVTEILGPGQIEDIHLCENCYKNLLMSQLQEQAPSQASAEQPSAHSKTCPACGLSFQVFRNLGRFGCAQDYEVFEEEITPLLESLHGQVRHVGKSPRRAPLSASQRAELTQLQQQLQKLIREERYEEAARVRDRIRQLEGGS